One genomic window of Pseudomonas sp. LFM046 includes the following:
- a CDS encoding ATP-dependent zinc protease, with protein sequence MTLKPFALFACLLALPGLSLANEKTVYGLNEYARLKDLDLVVAAKLDTGAKTASLSARDITRFKKNGESWVRFYLAIDDAHEHPIERPLARISKIKRRSGDYDPEEGKTYTARPVIELEVCMGKALRQIEVNLTDRSAFQYPLLIGSEALKRFDALVDPSLKYAAGKPGCATDANSDE encoded by the coding sequence ATGACACTCAAGCCCTTCGCCCTTTTCGCCTGCCTCCTCGCCCTACCCGGTCTGAGCCTCGCCAACGAGAAGACCGTCTACGGCCTCAATGAATACGCCCGGCTGAAGGATCTCGACCTCGTCGTCGCCGCCAAGCTCGATACCGGCGCCAAGACCGCCTCGCTCAGTGCCCGCGACATCACGCGCTTCAAGAAGAATGGCGAAAGCTGGGTACGTTTCTACCTGGCCATCGACGACGCCCACGAACACCCGATCGAACGCCCCCTCGCGCGAATCAGCAAGATCAAGCGCCGCTCCGGCGACTACGACCCCGAGGAAGGCAAGACCTACACCGCACGCCCGGTCATCGAACTGGAGGTGTGCATGGGCAAGGCCCTGCGGCAGATCGAAGTGAACCTCACCGACCGCAGTGCATTCCAATACCCGCTTCTGATCGGTTCCGAGGCGCTCAAGCGCTTCGATGCACTGGTCGACCCGAGCCTTAAATACGCCGCCGGCAAACCCGGCTGTGCCACCGACGCAAACTCTGACGAGTAA
- a CDS encoding inactive transglutaminase family protein → MRSLTLHLKVLITLLVSLGVLITAYQIFIQGIPITEDATDDLWNIDAKVEFQASPKDPIKVQMFVPPLNRDYVSLNESFISNNYGVSINRTDGNRKVTWSARRASGNQTLYYRLVLTKRYSGEKPKDKGPIFRDSIPVEGPEKIAAEALLAPIRQHSADVETFISETIKRVNNLNDDNVKLLLAGDTSTPNKAKAIELLLSIAHVPMERVHTIRLVSEQAQSPELWLRSFNGENWLYFNPETGEQGLPGDRLIWWTGDDNLINVDGGKKVQVTFSMNNSEMNAIRLAKLTDENTDADFLEYSLYGLPLQTQQTYQIMIMIPIGVLVILILRNLGGLQTLGTFTPVLIALAFRETQLGFGIVLFTIITALGLSLRSYLEHLKLQMLPRLSVVLTFVVVLIAVISLLSHKLGLERGLSVALFPMVILTMTIERLSITWEERGGGHAFKVAIGTLVAATLAHLLMTVPELTYFIFTFPAVLLIMVGFMLAMGRYRGYRLTELFRFKAFLKD, encoded by the coding sequence ATGCGCTCTCTTACCCTGCATCTGAAAGTCCTGATCACCCTATTGGTGAGCCTGGGCGTTCTGATAACGGCCTACCAGATCTTCATCCAGGGCATCCCGATCACCGAGGATGCGACCGACGACCTCTGGAACATCGACGCCAAGGTCGAATTCCAGGCGAGCCCCAAGGACCCGATCAAGGTCCAGATGTTCGTTCCGCCACTGAATCGGGACTACGTCAGCCTCAATGAGAGCTTCATCTCCAACAACTATGGGGTGAGCATCAACCGCACCGATGGCAACCGTAAGGTGACCTGGTCCGCGCGTCGCGCCAGTGGCAACCAGACCCTCTACTACCGCCTGGTGCTGACCAAGCGCTACAGCGGCGAGAAGCCGAAGGACAAGGGGCCGATCTTCCGCGACAGCATCCCGGTGGAAGGCCCCGAGAAGATCGCTGCCGAGGCCCTGTTGGCACCCATCCGCCAGCACTCCGCCGACGTCGAGACCTTCATCAGCGAGACCATCAAGCGTGTCAACAATCTGAACGATGACAACGTCAAGCTGCTGCTGGCTGGCGACACCAGCACCCCGAACAAGGCCAAGGCCATCGAGCTGCTGCTGTCCATCGCCCACGTGCCGATGGAGCGCGTCCATACCATTCGCCTGGTGAGCGAGCAGGCCCAGAGCCCCGAACTCTGGCTGCGCAGCTTCAATGGCGAGAACTGGCTGTATTTCAACCCCGAAACCGGCGAGCAGGGCCTGCCGGGCGATCGCCTGATCTGGTGGACCGGTGACGACAACCTGATCAACGTCGACGGCGGCAAGAAGGTCCAGGTGACCTTCAGCATGAACAACAGCGAGATGAACGCCATTCGCCTGGCCAAGCTGACCGACGAGAACACCGACGCCGACTTCCTCGAGTACTCGCTCTACGGCCTGCCGCTGCAGACCCAGCAGACCTACCAGATCATGATCATGATCCCGATCGGCGTACTGGTGATCCTGATCCTGCGCAACCTTGGCGGCCTGCAGACCCTGGGTACCTTCACCCCGGTGCTGATCGCCCTCGCCTTCCGCGAAACCCAGCTGGGCTTCGGCATCGTGCTCTTCACCATCATCACGGCGCTGGGCCTGTCGCTGCGTTCCTACCTCGAACACCTGAAGCTGCAGATGCTGCCACGACTATCGGTGGTGCTGACGTTCGTGGTGGTGCTGATCGCGGTCATCAGCCTGCTGAGCCACAAGCTGGGCCTGGAGCGCGGCCTGTCGGTGGCCCTGTTCCCGATGGTGATCCTGACCATGACCATCGAACGCCTGTCCATCACCTGGGAAGAACGCGGCGGCGGCCATGCCTTCAAGGTGGCGATCGGCACCCTGGTCGCGGCCACCCTGGCACACCTGCTGATGACCGTACCGGAGCTGACCTACTTCATCTTCACCTTCCCGGCGGTGCTGCTGATCATGGTGGGCTTCATGCTGGCGATGGGTCGCTACCGCGGCTACCGCCTGACCGAACTCTTCCGCTTCAAAGCCTTCCTGAAGGACTGA
- a CDS encoding alpha-L-glutamate ligase-like protein: protein MFGLLKTWKALEAKGIMGINRRNADYVLKYNKRHLYPIVDDKIITKQRAIEAGIHVPEMYGIISTEKEIEKLDEIIGERNDFVIKPAQGAGGDGILVIADRFEGRYKTVSGKIISREEIEHQLSSILTGLYSLGGHRDRALIEYRVTPDQIFKSISYEGVPDIRIIVLMGYPVMAMLRLPTRQSNGKANLHQGAIGVGVDLATGLTLRGTWLNNKIAKHPDTTNAVDGVQLPNWDGFMKLAAGCHELCGLGYIGVDMVLDQDKGPLILELNARPGLNIQIANDCGLTHRAHAVEARLEELKAKGIKETPEERVRFSQGLFGHVRPAEI from the coding sequence ATGTTCGGCCTGCTCAAGACGTGGAAAGCCCTCGAAGCCAAAGGCATCATGGGCATCAACCGGCGAAACGCGGATTACGTGCTGAAGTACAACAAACGGCACCTGTACCCGATCGTCGACGACAAGATCATCACCAAGCAGCGCGCCATCGAGGCAGGGATTCACGTACCCGAGATGTACGGGATCATCTCCACCGAGAAGGAAATCGAGAAGCTCGACGAGATCATCGGCGAGCGCAACGACTTCGTGATCAAGCCGGCGCAGGGCGCCGGCGGCGACGGCATCCTGGTGATCGCCGACCGCTTCGAAGGCCGCTACAAGACCGTGTCCGGCAAGATCATCAGCCGCGAGGAGATCGAGCATCAGCTCTCCTCCATCCTCACCGGCCTCTACTCCCTGGGCGGGCACCGTGACCGCGCGCTGATCGAGTACCGCGTGACCCCGGACCAGATCTTCAAGAGCATCAGCTACGAAGGCGTGCCGGACATCCGCATCATCGTGCTGATGGGCTACCCGGTGATGGCGATGCTGCGCCTGCCCACCCGTCAGTCCAACGGCAAGGCCAACCTCCACCAGGGCGCCATCGGCGTCGGCGTGGACCTGGCCACCGGGCTCACCCTGCGCGGCACCTGGCTGAACAACAAGATCGCCAAGCACCCGGACACCACCAACGCGGTGGACGGCGTGCAGCTGCCCAACTGGGACGGCTTCATGAAGCTGGCGGCCGGCTGCCACGAGCTGTGCGGCCTGGGCTATATCGGTGTCGACATGGTGCTGGACCAGGACAAGGGCCCGTTGATCCTCGAGCTCAACGCCCGCCCCGGCCTGAACATCCAGATCGCCAACGACTGCGGCCTGACCCACCGTGCCCACGCCGTCGAGGCTCGTCTCGAAGAGCTGAAGGCCAAGGGCATCAAGGAAACCCCGGAAGAGCGCGTGCGGTTCTCCCAGGGACTCTTCGGCCACGTGCGGCCGGCGGAGATCTGA
- the speE gene encoding polyamine aminopropyltransferase: MSDYQETLYDGYGQRFRMDKLLHEVRTEHQHLVIFENARMGRVMALDGVIQTTEADEFIYHEMLTHVPILAHGAVKSVLIIGGGDGGMLREVRKHRDIERITMVEIDGTVVEMCKEFLPNHSKGAYEDPRLNLVIDDGMRFVATTEEKFDVIISDSTDPIGPGEVLFSENFYQACRRCLNDGGVLVTQNGTPFMQLGEVQTTASRMDSLFVDWHFYQAAVPTYIGGAMAFAWGSTDAEMRKLPVETLRQRYAGSGIVTRYYNPEIHVGAFALPQYVLQAVNKPSND; this comes from the coding sequence ATGAGCGACTATCAGGAAACTCTGTACGACGGTTACGGCCAGCGCTTTCGCATGGACAAGCTGCTGCACGAAGTGCGTACCGAGCACCAGCACCTGGTGATCTTCGAGAACGCCCGCATGGGCCGTGTCATGGCTCTGGACGGCGTGATCCAGACCACCGAGGCGGACGAGTTCATCTACCACGAGATGCTCACCCACGTGCCGATCCTCGCCCACGGCGCGGTGAAGAGCGTGCTGATCATCGGCGGCGGTGACGGCGGCATGCTGCGTGAAGTGCGCAAGCACCGTGATATCGAGCGCATCACCATGGTGGAAATTGACGGCACGGTGGTGGAAATGTGCAAGGAATTCCTGCCCAACCACTCCAAGGGCGCCTACGAAGATCCGCGCCTGAACCTGGTGATCGACGACGGCATGCGTTTCGTCGCCACCACCGAGGAGAAGTTCGACGTCATCATCTCGGACTCCACCGACCCCATCGGTCCGGGCGAGGTGCTGTTCTCCGAGAACTTCTATCAGGCCTGCCGCCGCTGCCTGAACGACGGTGGCGTGCTGGTGACCCAGAACGGCACCCCCTTCATGCAGCTGGGCGAAGTGCAGACCACCGCCAGCCGCATGGACAGCCTGTTCGTCGACTGGCACTTCTACCAGGCCGCGGTGCCCACCTATATCGGCGGCGCCATGGCCTTTGCCTGGGGCTCCACCGATGCGGAAATGCGCAAGCTGCCGGTGGAAACCCTGCGTCAGCGCTATGCTGGCAGCGGCATCGTGACCCGCTACTACAACCCCGAGATCCATGTCGGCGCCTTCGCCCTGCCGCAGTACGTGCTGCAGGCGGTGAACAAGCCGAGCAATGACTGA
- a CDS encoding DNA-3-methyladenine glycosylase, translated as MRLDYFEPWSWKQFQQHFALRRLPGVEQLTADSYCRSFRLGERSGWFRLRPLPGVLELELSPSARGLEQQLAPRVRQMFDLDSDPAAIARHLGRDPLLHDLLTRYPGLRLPVAFDPFEQGVRTIIGQQVTVKAAVTIAGRLVERLGEPLKDAEEGGPQRLFPCAQAIADDPLPGIGMPGKRVDTLRRFAQSVADGSLELSLAAGVEALIERLCALPGIGRWTAEYIALRAFGQPDAFPTADLGLLKSPLWGPGGISARDLANRAEQWRPWRAYAAVYLWQSYAEEN; from the coding sequence ATGCGCCTTGATTACTTCGAGCCCTGGAGTTGGAAGCAGTTCCAGCAACATTTCGCCCTGCGGCGCCTGCCCGGCGTCGAACAACTGACGGCCGACAGCTACTGCCGCAGCTTCCGCCTGGGCGAGCGTAGCGGCTGGTTCCGCCTGCGCCCGCTGCCCGGAGTCCTGGAACTGGAGCTGAGCCCGTCTGCCCGGGGCCTGGAGCAGCAGCTGGCGCCGCGCGTGCGGCAGATGTTCGACCTGGACAGCGATCCCGCCGCCATCGCCCGCCACCTGGGCCGCGACCCGCTCCTGCACGACCTGCTCACGCGTTACCCAGGCCTTCGCCTGCCTGTTGCCTTCGACCCGTTCGAACAAGGCGTGCGCACCATCATCGGCCAGCAAGTCACGGTGAAGGCGGCGGTGACCATCGCCGGGCGCCTGGTGGAACGGCTCGGAGAACCGCTGAAAGATGCGGAGGAAGGCGGCCCGCAGCGACTCTTCCCCTGCGCGCAGGCCATCGCCGACGACCCGCTGCCCGGCATCGGCATGCCCGGCAAACGTGTCGACACCTTGCGCCGTTTCGCCCAATCCGTGGCCGACGGCAGCCTGGAACTGAGCCTGGCGGCAGGCGTCGAAGCCCTCATCGAACGACTTTGCGCCCTGCCCGGCATCGGCCGCTGGACCGCCGAGTACATCGCACTGCGTGCCTTCGGCCAACCGGATGCCTTCCCCACCGCAGACCTGGGCCTGCTCAAATCCCCCCTCTGGGGGCCAGGAGGCATCAGCGCGCGGGACCTGGCCAACCGCGCCGAACAATGGCGGCCCTGGCGCGCTTACGCCGCCGTCTATCTCTGGCAGAGCTACGCCGAGGAGAATTGA
- a CDS encoding methylated-DNA--[protein]-cysteine S-methyltransferase, which yields MHYRYQDSPIGPLLLAGDDSGLQLLHMDAAQPWELAPDWQPAKKELDVACRQLDLYFQGRLKRFDLRLAPRGTAFQQQVWHALLGIPYGRTTSYSELAERIGKPKSVRAVGTANGANPIAIIIPCHRVIGRDGSLTGYAGGLSRKALLLKLEGVKLQPEQDQLLLI from the coding sequence ATGCATTACCGCTACCAGGACAGCCCTATCGGTCCCTTGCTGCTGGCGGGTGACGACAGCGGCCTGCAACTGCTGCACATGGACGCCGCCCAGCCGTGGGAACTGGCTCCGGACTGGCAGCCTGCCAAAAAGGAGCTGGATGTGGCCTGCCGCCAGCTGGACCTCTATTTCCAAGGGCGTCTGAAACGCTTCGACCTGCGCCTGGCGCCTCGCGGCACCGCCTTCCAGCAGCAGGTCTGGCACGCCCTGCTGGGCATTCCCTACGGGCGGACCACCAGCTACAGCGAATTGGCCGAACGCATCGGCAAGCCGAAATCGGTGCGCGCCGTGGGCACCGCCAACGGCGCCAACCCCATCGCCATCATCATCCCCTGTCACCGGGTGATCGGCCGCGACGGCAGCCTCACCGGCTACGCCGGCGGCCTGTCGCGCAAGGCGCTGCTGCTCAAACTGGAAGGGGTGAAGCTGCAGCCGGAACAGGATCAGCTGCTGTTGATCTGA
- a CDS encoding histidine phosphatase family protein, whose protein sequence is MIRFIVLMLVALLAQPVVADQKAAWQALREGKAFLLLRHTTAPGTGDPEGFRLGDCSTQRNLSDRGRREARRWGKLLVRRKVEQPRLYTSNWCRAQDTAMEMGLGAVELLSALDSFFKDPESQEAQTDEMRQAIEKVPKDRPVIMVSHQTNIEALTGVSTRDGEGLIIELPLADPPKVLARIRQP, encoded by the coding sequence ATGATCCGATTCATCGTGCTGATGCTGGTCGCGCTGCTGGCCCAGCCGGTGGTCGCCGATCAGAAGGCGGCATGGCAGGCCCTGCGCGAGGGCAAGGCATTCCTCCTGCTGCGCCATACCACGGCGCCCGGCACGGGCGACCCGGAAGGTTTCCGTCTGGGGGATTGCAGCACCCAGCGCAACCTCAGCGACAGGGGGCGCCGGGAGGCGCGCCGATGGGGAAAATTACTGGTGCGACGCAAGGTGGAGCAGCCGCGGCTCTACACCAGCAATTGGTGTCGCGCCCAGGACACGGCGATGGAAATGGGCCTGGGGGCGGTGGAGTTGTTGTCGGCGCTGGACTCCTTCTTCAAGGACCCGGAAAGCCAGGAAGCGCAGACGGATGAGATGCGCCAGGCCATCGAGAAAGTGCCCAAGGATCGGCCGGTGATCATGGTCAGCCACCAGACGAACATCGAGGCGCTCACCGGTGTTTCGACGCGAGACGGGGAGGGGCTGATCATCGAACTGCCCCTGGCCGATCCGCCCAAGGTGCTTGCACGAATCCGCCAGCCTTGA
- the mtnC gene encoding acireductone synthase — translation MPIKAILTDIEGTTSAVSFVFDVLFPFAARHLPEFVLTHADEPAVAQQIDAVRAESGEAGASLERVVEILLDWIAEDRKATPLKALQGMVWEQGYRAGQLKGHVYPDAVEALRRWKQEGYDLYVYSSGSIQAQKLIFGCSEAGDLTPLFSGYFDTTSGPKREAASYQRIAAAIGRSGEEILFLSDVVQELDAARDAGMQTVGLARDGGVLDGHETVASFAVIDLTRF, via the coding sequence ATGCCCATCAAGGCCATTCTCACCGACATCGAAGGCACCACCAGCGCGGTGAGCTTCGTCTTCGACGTGCTTTTCCCCTTCGCCGCGCGGCACCTGCCGGAATTCGTCCTGACCCACGCTGATGAACCGGCGGTGGCGCAGCAGATCGATGCCGTGCGGGCGGAGAGCGGCGAGGCCGGGGCCAGCCTGGAGCGGGTGGTGGAAATCCTTCTCGACTGGATTGCCGAAGACCGCAAGGCGACGCCGCTGAAGGCGCTGCAGGGCATGGTCTGGGAGCAGGGCTACCGCGCCGGCCAGCTCAAGGGGCATGTCTACCCGGATGCGGTGGAAGCGCTGCGTCGCTGGAAGCAGGAAGGCTATGACCTCTACGTCTATTCCTCCGGCTCCATCCAGGCGCAGAAACTGATCTTCGGCTGTTCCGAGGCGGGCGACCTGACTCCGCTGTTCTCCGGCTACTTCGACACCACCTCCGGGCCGAAGCGCGAGGCAGCCTCCTACCAGCGCATCGCCGCCGCCATTGGTCGATCCGGCGAGGAGATCCTCTTCCTGTCCGATGTGGTCCAGGAGCTGGACGCCGCCCGTGACGCGGGCATGCAGACCGTTGGCCTCGCCCGTGACGGCGGCGTCCTGGACGGTCACGAGACGGTGGCCAGCTTCGCGGTGATCGATCTGACGCGCTTCTGA
- a CDS encoding acireductone dioxygenase, with protein sequence MSSLTVYHESSPDLPNKVLTHLDDIASTLAGVGVRFERWEACAPIAPGASQDEVIAAYRPQIDRLMQEQGYVTVDVVSLTSDHPQKAELRAKFLDEHRHGEDEVRFFVAGRGLFTLHIDDYVYAVLCEKNDLISVPAGTRHWFDMGEHPHFVAIRLFNNPEGWVAQFTGDDIAKRFPPLED encoded by the coding sequence ATGAGCAGCCTGACCGTCTACCACGAATCCAGCCCCGACCTGCCGAACAAGGTCCTGACCCACCTGGACGACATCGCGTCCACCCTGGCCGGTGTCGGCGTGCGTTTCGAGCGTTGGGAGGCTTGCGCCCCCATCGCTCCGGGCGCGAGCCAGGACGAGGTGATCGCCGCCTACCGGCCGCAGATCGATCGTTTGATGCAGGAGCAGGGCTACGTCACGGTGGACGTGGTCAGCCTGACCAGCGACCACCCGCAGAAGGCCGAGTTGCGTGCCAAGTTCCTCGACGAGCACCGTCACGGCGAGGACGAAGTGCGCTTCTTCGTTGCCGGTCGTGGCCTGTTCACCCTGCATATCGACGACTACGTCTACGCCGTGCTCTGCGAGAAGAACGACCTGATTTCCGTGCCGGCCGGCACCCGCCACTGGTTCGACATGGGCGAGCACCCGCACTTCGTCGCCATCCGCCTGTTCAACAACCCGGAAGGCTGGGTCGCCCAGTTCACCGGCGACGACATCGCCAAGCGCTTCCCGCCGCTGGAAGACTGA
- a CDS encoding methylthioribulose 1-phosphate dehydratase, whose protein sequence is MNRQQLAQEIIEAGRFLYDRGWSPATSSNYSARLSADQALLTVSGKHKGQLGPDDVLATDLDGNSLEPGKKPSAETLLHTQLYRWKPEIGAVLHTHSVNATVLSRLTLADSLVFADYELQKAFSGVTTHESQVLVPIFDNDQDIARLAAKVQPWLDQHPDCVGYLIRGHGLYTWGPRMSDALRQVEAFEFLFECELKTLSITQR, encoded by the coding sequence ATGAATCGCCAACAACTCGCCCAGGAAATCATCGAAGCCGGCCGTTTCCTGTATGACCGTGGTTGGTCGCCGGCCACCAGCAGCAACTATTCCGCGCGGCTTTCGGCCGATCAGGCGCTGCTGACCGTTTCCGGCAAGCACAAGGGCCAACTGGGGCCGGACGACGTGCTGGCCACGGACCTGGACGGCAACAGCCTGGAGCCGGGCAAGAAGCCGTCGGCGGAGACCCTGCTGCACACCCAGCTCTACCGCTGGAAGCCGGAAATCGGCGCCGTGCTGCACACCCATTCGGTGAACGCTACCGTGTTGTCGCGCCTGACCCTGGCCGACTCCCTGGTGTTCGCCGACTACGAGCTGCAGAAGGCCTTCAGCGGTGTCACTACCCATGAATCCCAGGTGCTGGTGCCCATCTTCGACAACGACCAGGACATCGCCCGCCTGGCCGCCAAGGTACAGCCCTGGCTGGACCAGCACCCGGACTGCGTGGGTTACCTGATCCGTGGTCACGGCCTCTATACTTGGGGGCCGCGCATGAGCGACGCCCTGCGCCAGGTCGAAGCCTTCGAATTCCTCTTCGAGTGCGAGCTCAAGACGCTCTCGATCACCCAGCGCTGA
- a CDS encoding MFS transporter — protein MTGGANALPYWRLSSFYLFYFSLLGATAPFLGLYFAHLGFSSARIGELLAIPMLMRCVAPNLWGWLGDRSGRRLDIVRFGAFCTLVTFSLIFVSHSYAWLALIMALHAFFWHAVLPQFEVITLAHLREQAARYSQVRLWGSIGFILTVIGLGKLFELFSLDLYPWALVAIMAGIVLSSFWVPNAVPQARPDAAGQGGFVTQLRQPGVLAFYLCVGLMQLSHGPYYSFQTIYLESLGYSRSLIGQLWALGVVAEVLLFLVMARILARYSVRVVLLVSVLIAALRWLLLGNFADQLPVLLFAQLLHAATFGSFHAAAIHFVQRRFGPRQQGQGQALYAALAGTGGALGALYSGYSWSSLGPVWTYVIASLAALAAAVIIATRLQEERA, from the coding sequence GTGACCGGCGGCGCGAACGCGCTGCCCTATTGGCGGCTGTCCAGTTTCTACCTCTTCTACTTCTCCCTGCTGGGCGCTACGGCGCCCTTCCTGGGCCTGTATTTCGCGCACCTGGGCTTTTCCAGTGCGCGAATCGGCGAGCTGCTGGCCATCCCCATGCTGATGCGCTGCGTGGCGCCCAATCTCTGGGGGTGGCTGGGGGATCGCAGCGGCCGGCGCCTGGACATCGTGCGCTTCGGCGCCTTCTGCACCCTGGTGACCTTCTCGCTGATCTTCGTCAGCCACAGCTACGCCTGGCTGGCGCTGATCATGGCCCTGCACGCGTTCTTCTGGCATGCAGTGCTGCCACAGTTCGAGGTGATCACCCTGGCCCATCTGCGGGAGCAGGCGGCGCGCTACAGCCAGGTGCGACTGTGGGGCTCCATCGGCTTCATCCTCACGGTGATCGGCCTGGGCAAGCTGTTCGAGCTGTTCAGCCTGGACCTCTATCCCTGGGCGCTGGTGGCCATCATGGCGGGCATCGTCCTCAGCAGTTTCTGGGTGCCCAATGCGGTGCCCCAGGCGCGTCCCGACGCGGCGGGGCAGGGCGGCTTCGTCACTCAACTTCGCCAGCCGGGCGTTCTGGCCTTCTATCTATGCGTGGGGCTGATGCAGCTTTCCCACGGGCCTTACTACAGTTTCCAGACCATCTACCTGGAATCCCTCGGCTATTCCCGCAGCCTGATCGGCCAGCTCTGGGCCCTGGGCGTGGTGGCCGAGGTGCTGCTGTTCCTGGTGATGGCGCGGATTCTGGCGCGCTATTCCGTGCGCGTGGTGCTGCTGGTCAGCGTCCTGATCGCCGCGCTGCGCTGGCTGCTGCTGGGCAACTTCGCCGACCAACTGCCGGTGCTGCTCTTCGCCCAACTGCTGCACGCCGCCACCTTCGGCAGCTTTCACGCAGCCGCCATCCATTTCGTGCAACGTCGTTTCGGACCGCGCCAGCAAGGCCAGGGGCAGGCGCTCTACGCCGCCCTCGCCGGCACCGGCGGTGCCCTGGGCGCGCTCTACTCGGGCTACAGCTGGAGCAGCCTGGGGCCGGTCTGGACCTACGTCATCGCCAGTCTCGCGGCACTTGCCGCAGCCGTTATCATTGCCACCCGATTGCAAGAGGAGCGGGCATGA
- the aroC gene encoding chorismate synthase gives MSGNTYGKLFTVTTAGESHGPALVAIVDGCPPGLELSLEDLQRDLDRRKPGTSRHTTQRQEADEVEILSGVFEGKTTGCAIGLLIRNTDQKSKDYSAIKDLFRPAHADYTYHHKYGIRDYRGGGRSSARETAMRVAAGAIAKKFLATQGITVRGYMSQLGPIEIPFKTWDSVEQNAFFSPDPDKVPELEAYMDQLRRDQDSVGAKITVVAEGVPPGLGEPIFDRLDAELAHALMSINAVKGVEIGAGFDCVAQRGTQHRDELTPEGFLSNNAGGILGGISSGQPIVANLALKPTSSITTPGRSIDVNGNPVEVVTKGRHDPCVGIRATPIAEAMMAIVLMDHLLRHRAQNADVRVETPVLGQL, from the coding sequence ATGTCCGGCAACACCTACGGCAAGCTGTTCACTGTCACCACCGCTGGCGAAAGCCATGGTCCGGCGCTGGTCGCCATAGTCGACGGTTGCCCGCCGGGGCTGGAGCTGTCCCTCGAGGACCTGCAGCGTGACCTGGACCGCCGCAAGCCGGGCACCAGCCGCCACACCACCCAGCGCCAGGAAGCGGACGAGGTGGAAATCCTCTCCGGTGTATTCGAGGGCAAGACCACCGGTTGCGCCATCGGCCTGCTGATTCGCAACACCGACCAGAAGTCCAAGGACTACTCGGCCATCAAGGACCTGTTCCGCCCGGCCCACGCCGACTACACCTACCACCACAAGTACGGCATCCGCGATTACCGTGGCGGCGGCCGTTCCTCGGCACGGGAAACCGCCATGCGCGTGGCGGCCGGTGCCATCGCCAAGAAGTTCCTGGCCACCCAGGGCATCACCGTGCGTGGCTACATGAGCCAGCTCGGCCCCATCGAAATTCCCTTCAAGACCTGGGATTCGGTGGAACAGAACGCCTTCTTCAGCCCCGATCCGGACAAGGTGCCGGAGCTGGAGGCCTACATGGACCAGCTGCGCCGTGACCAGGATTCCGTGGGCGCCAAGATCACCGTGGTCGCCGAAGGCGTGCCGCCGGGTCTGGGTGAGCCGATCTTCGACCGCCTCGACGCCGAGCTGGCCCATGCCCTGATGAGCATCAACGCCGTCAAGGGTGTGGAGATCGGTGCCGGGTTCGACTGCGTCGCCCAGCGCGGCACCCAGCACCGCGACGAGCTGACCCCGGAGGGTTTCCTCTCCAATAACGCCGGCGGCATCCTCGGCGGTATTTCCTCCGGCCAGCCGATCGTTGCCAACCTGGCGCTCAAGCCCACGTCCAGCATCACTACCCCTGGCCGTTCCATCGATGTGAACGGCAACCCGGTGGAGGTCGTCACCAAGGGCCGTCATGACCCCTGCGTGGGCATCCGCGCCACCCCGATCGCCGAAGCCATGATGGCCATCGTGCTGATGGACCACCTGCTGCGCCACCGCGCGCAGAACGCCGACGTGCGCGTAGAGACGCCGGTGCTCGGCCAGCTGTGA